In Salvelinus sp. IW2-2015 unplaced genomic scaffold, ASM291031v2 Un_scaffold3097, whole genome shotgun sequence, a single window of DNA contains:
- the LOC139025700 gene encoding B-cell receptor CD22-like, translating to MTTGPHLVFNQIKSSDTGEYYCEAWNGMKTGTSESININVKYKPKNTSVSVSPSGEIVEGSSVTLTCSSDANPPVDRYTWYKKNVTSPKASGQSYSITNIISEDSGEYYCEAENKYGRLNSSSVSLDVQYGPKNTSVSVSPSGEIVEGSSVTLTCSSDANPPVDKYTWYFQNETFLNGFGQIYNISKFKSKDNGHYHCEAWNGRGSRNSTALMIILPGKQTSVLTAAVGIIVVVLVLILCLSGLMWFRKKSSKSPSDTRDTSENVQGDSSPVYDNISGMVMTPTAAQTAATVDQDDVHYASVHFSRSKNQEVPLYSTVQLHQPQNQEEDVQYDAVKFNRPSNANRPRAAQAAEDSSEIS from the exons ATGACCACAGGACCACATCTTGTCTTCAATCAGATCAAGTCCTCTGACACTGGAGAGTACTACTGTGAGGCCTGGAATGGGATGAAGACAGGGACGTCTGAGTCAAtcaacatcaatgtgaaat ATAAGCcaaagaacacctcagtgtcagtcagtccctctggtgaaatagtggagggcagttcagtgactctgacctgcagcagtgatgccaacccaccagTGGACAGatacacctggtacaagaagaacgtaacctcaccaaaagcatcaggacagagttacagcatcactaacatcatCTCTGAGGACAGTGGAGAATACTACTGTGAGGCTGAGAATAAATATGGACGTCTCAACTCTTCTTCTGTGTCTTTGGACGTTCAGT ATGGCCcaaagaacacctcagtgtcagtcagtccctctggtgaaatagtggagggcagttcagtgactctgacctgcagcagtgatgccaacccacctgtggacaaatacacctggtacTTTCAAAATGAGACTTTTCTAAATGGATTTGGACAGATCTACAACATAAGTAAGTTCAAGTCTAAGGACAATGGACATTACCACTGTGAGGCCTGGAATGGAAGAGGATCTaggaactctacagctctgatgATCATTTTACCAG GGAAACAGACCTCAGTTCTGACTGCAGCTGTAGGAATCATAGTGGTTGTTCtggttctcatcctctgtctctctggactcaTGTGGTTCAG GAAGAAGTCCTCCAAATCCCCCTCTGACACAAGAGACACATCAGAGAATGTACAG ggaGACTCTAGTCCAGTGTATGACAACATCTCAGGCATGGTCATGACCCCTACTGCAGCACAGACAGCAGCCACCGTCGACCAGGATGACGTTCACTACGCCAGCGTCCACTTCTCTCGCTCCAAAaaccaggaagtgcctctgtACTCCACCGTCCAGCTGCATCAACCACAGAACCAGGAAGAGGATGTCCAGTACGATGCTGTGAAATTCAACCGCCCCAGTAATGCCAACAG acccagGGCAGCACAAGCAGCTGAGGACTCCTCTGAGATCTCATAA